A region of Vitis vinifera cultivar Pinot Noir 40024 chromosome 13, ASM3070453v1 DNA encodes the following proteins:
- the LOC109121933 gene encoding uncharacterized protein LOC109121933, with translation MPSFWNTIVFCLKVSGPLVRVLRLVDGEKKAPMGYIYEAMNRAKDAIVRSFNGNEEKYKEIFNIIDKRWEIQLHRPLHAAGYFLNPEFFYDKPEIEHDAEIMSDLYKCILRLTRDPAKQEKVVAEVSLFTNAQGLFGNELAVRTRKTRAPAEWWAAYGASAPNLQKFAMKVLNLTCSASGCERNWSIFENIHSKRRNRLDHQRLNDLVYIKYNRALKRRYNERNTIDPISLKDIDDSNEWLIGRMEDEDSHGGAQDDFVFDDDNLTWGDVARAAGDEEARFDTRARARASSSIIPPTRGIASSSRTLPSYSLIDEDEDGDMVNSADEEDGEGYKCGDGNDDDDDFVDLEEE, from the exons ATGCCTTCATTTTGGAACACTATTGTGTTTTGCTTAAAGGTTTCGGGTCCCCTAGTTCGTGTGCTTCGTTtggttgatggtgaaaaaaaagcTCCTATGGGATACATCTATGAGGCCATGAATAGAGCTAAGGATGCAATTGTGagaagttttaatggaaatgaagagaagtacaaagaaatcttcaaCATCATTGATAAGAGGTGGGAGATTCAGCTTCATCGGCCTTTGCATGCAGCAGGGTACTTTTTGAACCCGGAATTCTTCTATGATAAGCCAGAAATAGAGCATGATGCCGAGATTATGAGTGATTTGTATAAATGCATCTTAAGGCTAACAAGAGACCCTGCTAAGCAAGAAAAAGTTGTGGCCGAAGTGAGTTTGTTCACAAATGCCCAAGGACTATTCGGGAATGAGTTAGCTGTTAGGACAAGAAAGACTAGAGCACCAG CTGAATGGTGGGCTGCATATGGAGCTTCAGCTCCAAATTTGCAAAAGTTTGCAATGAAAGTCCTCAACTTAACATGCAGTGCATCGGGTTGTGAACGGAATTGGAGCATCTTTGAGAAT ATTCATAGCAAGAGGAGAAATAGGTTAGATCATCAACGCTTGAATGATTTGGTGTACATCAAGTATAATCGAGCCTTGAAGAGAAGATACAATGAACGTAACACCATTGACccaatttccttgaaagatatagatgatagcaatgaatggttgatagggagaatggaagatgaggattctcatggaggtgcacaagatgattttgtatttgatgatgacaaTTTGACATGGGGTGATGTTGCTAGAGCTGCTGGAGATGAGGAGGCCAGGTTTGATACTAGAGCTAGAGCTAGAGCAAGCTCAAGCATAATACCACCAACAAGGGGGATAGCTTCAAGTTCTAGAACTTTGCCTTCTTATTCACtaatagatgaagatgaagatggagacATGGTTAATTCAGCagatgaagaagatggggaAGGCTACAAATGTGgtgatggaaatgatgatgatgatgattttgttgatttagaggaggagtga
- the LOC100852594 gene encoding SAC3 family protein C isoform X2, with the protein MMSAHNLKAGERAQRERLRDLAVFERLHGNPGKTSPSLAVKKFCRTIATKHMQASDVRPLPVLEETLNYLLNLLDATEHPFEVVHDFVFDRTRSIRQDLSMQNIINDQTIHMFEEMVKFHIISHHKLHSCSSKPSFSSVHYLNMEQLKKCLISLYALYKENRNSNSIYKNEPEFYSFHVLLHLGSNNQPLGESLSLWLGRVPSLILKSKEMCFARRLLRLFRMGNYKRFLCTTATEASYLQYYIIEPYINEVRALALSCVNYCGYKLHPYPIAHLSKLLMMKELDVESFCNACGLETSTDERGNKFLSTKQTNFHYPKEVFPSYCLLGLEHF; encoded by the exons CTGGAGAAAGGGCCCAACGTGAACGCCTTCGGGACTTGGCTGTGTTTGAGAGGTTACATGGAAATCCTGGGAAAACATCTCCAAGCCTTGCTGTCAAAAAG TTTTGCAGAACCATTGCCACTAAGCACATGCAGGCGTCAGATGTGCGGCCACTTCCAGTGTTGGAAGAGACTTTGAACTACCTATTAAACCTGTTGGATGCCACAGAACATCCTTTTGAAGTGGTTCATGATTTCGTCTTTGATAGGACAAGATCAATAAGACAAGATCTTAGCATGCAGAATATCATTAATGATCAAACAATTCATATGTTTGAAGAAATG GTGAAATTTCATATTATATCCCACCACAAGCTTCACAGTTGTAGCAGCAAGCCAAGTTTTTCTTCAGTTCATTACCTCAATATGGAGCAGCTGAAAAAGTGTCTAATATCTCTATATGCTCTATACAAAGAAAATCgaaattcaaattctatttACAAGAATGAACCTGAGTTCTACTCATTTCACGTTCTTCTTCATCTTGGCTCTAACAACCAACCATTG GGAGAGTCACTCTCTTTGTGGTTGGGTCGTGTACCTTCTCTCATTTTAAAGTCAAAGGAAATGTGTTTTGCTCGGAGACTTTTAAG ATTATTTCGGATGGGCAATTATAAGCGTTTCCTTTGTACTACAGCAACTGAGGCATCTTATTTACAGTACTACATAATTGAACCTTACATCAATGAG GTTCGAGCATTGGCATTGTCATGTGTAAATTATTGTGGCTACAAACTTCATCCGTATCCAATTGCACACTTGTCCAAACTCTTGATGATGAAG GAATTAGATGTGGAATCATTTTGCAATGCTTGTGGTCTTGAGACCAGCACTGATGAACGGGGAAATAAGTTCTTATCAACCAAGCAAACAAACTTCCATTATCCCAAGGAAGTCTTTCCAAGCTATTGCCTTCTGGGTTTGGAACACTTTTAG